The following are encoded together in the Oncorhynchus masou masou isolate Uvic2021 chromosome 5, UVic_Omas_1.1, whole genome shotgun sequence genome:
- the wdr83os gene encoding protein Asterix: MSANNMSGPQRVNKIIRYKPPSTETNPTLEDPTPDYMNLLGMIFSMCGLMLKLKWCAWIAVYCSFISFANSRSSEDTKQMMSSFMLSISAVVMSYLQNPQPMSPPW; encoded by the exons ATGTCCGCAAACAACATGTCAGGCCCACAAAGGGTAAACAAAATTATCCG ATACAAGCCCCCCAGCACGGAAACAAACCCCACCCTGGAAGACCCGACTCCAGACTACATGAACCTACTCGGCATGATCTTCAGCATGTGTGGCCTGATGCTGAAG TTAAAGTGGTGTGCGTGGATAGCAGTGTACTGCTCCTTCATCAGCTTCGCTAACTCACGCAGCTCCGAAGACACCAAACAGATGATGAGCAGCTTTAT GCTGTCCATCTCAGCCGTGGTGATGTCATACCTCCAGAACCCCCAGCCCATGTCGCCACCGTGGTAA
- the wdr83 gene encoding WD repeat domain-containing protein 83 → MSFPQPKPEVPQIPQNLLRTIDCQQGAVRAVRFNADGNYLLSCGSDKSLKLWSVSRGTLLKTYSGHGYEVLDADGSYDNSQLCSCSSDKTVILWDVATGQVTRKLRGHAGKVNCVQFNEEATVILSGSIDGTVRCWDTRSRKFDPIQILDEAQDGVSSLKVSEHELLTGSVDGRVRRYDLRMGQLHVDFINSPITCVCFSADSQCTLTSSLDSTVRLLDKSTGEMLGEYTGHKMKGYKLDCCLSSKDTHVLSCSEDGHVYCWDLVEGSLMLKLPVGKAVVQSLSFHPSETRLLTAMEGRVQVWGVEPEETEEDVVVVQQEKA, encoded by the exons ATGTCATTTCCCCAGCCCAAACCTGAGGTCCCTCAGATCCCCCAAAACCTTCTCAGGACCATAGACTGCCAACAAGGGGCTGTAAGAGCTGTGCGATTCAATG ctGATGGTAACTACCTGCTGTCTTGCGGCAGTGACAAGTCTCTGAAGTTGTGGAGTGTAAGTCGAGGGACACTGCTGAAGACGTACAGTGGCCATGGATATGAGGTTCTAGATGCTGATGG TTCCTATGACAACAGCCAGCTGTGTTCCTGCAGCTCGGACAAGACGGTGATCCTCTGGGACGTCGCCACAGGACAGGTCACCCGGAAACTCAGGGGTCACGCTGGG AAAGTCAACTGTGTCCAGTTCAATGAAGAAGCTACAGTCATTTTATCTG GCTCCATAGATGGTACAGTGCGCTGCTGGGACACCAGGTCCAGAAAATTTGACCCCATCCAGATTCTGGATGAGGCTCAAGATGGTGTCAGCAGTCTGAAGGTGTCTGAACATGAGCTGCTCACTGG GTCAGTGGACGGGAGAGTGAGACGGTATGACCTGCGGATGGGCCAGCTGCATGTGGACTTCAtcaaca gccccatcacgtgtgtgtgtttcagtgcggACAGCCAGTGCACTCTGACCTCCAGCCTGGACTCCACCGTGCGTCTACTGGACAAGAGCACAGGGGAGATGCTGGGAGAGTACACAGGACACAAGATGAAGGGCTACAAGCTGGACTGCTGTCTGTCCAGTAAGGATACTCACGTCCTGAGCTGCTCTGAAGACGGACACGTGTACTGCTGGGACCTGGTAGAG gGTTCTCTGATGCTGAAGCTGCCAGTCGGGAAGGCTGTCGTCCAATCGCTGTCTTTCCATCCCTCGGAGACCCGCCTCCTCACAGCCATGGAGGGGCGTGTCCAGGTGTGGGGGGTGGAGCCAGAGGAAACTGAAGAGGACGTGGTGGTTGTTCAACAGGAAAAAGCATAG